Genomic DNA from Xiphophorus hellerii strain 12219 chromosome 16, Xiphophorus_hellerii-4.1, whole genome shotgun sequence:
ATTTGCTCTCCTCCGCCTTCTTAATATTTTGTCCGGTTTGTTATCGTCTCCTGGTTTCCCGTGAGCAGCTTTGAACCCAGCCATAACCCTCTCCAGCGACACTGAAGCAGATAGTTGTGGTTCCGAAGACAAGACTTTGTAAAACACGTGTCTCCAAAAACCCCGCCCCCTGAGCAGACACAGCCAATGGGAACCAGGAGCGTCTTTTCGACGGTCTAGCAgtttcatttagttttgtttgacatttaggGAAAAGTGGTTAATTCAGACATACTAAGAAAGAACTTCTAAATCGATATTTTACATCTGTTTTCTAAAACACACCAAcataaacagagttaaaaaattgtaatttactAGCCAAAGTAATCATATACAATATATGAACACATGTAGGCGCTGTTCAGCCGTAAAAAAGTTGCTCCGTCAAGTGCCTAATAAAGAACCGCCTGTCAGCAATTTACCCTGAATGTGACggcagacaaataaaaaatctaatacGAATACACATGAAAACGGAGCCTTTGTGCTCTTAATTTCATACATGGTCCATGGGCAAGAGCAGGTTTCGTACGGTATATAAAGATTtacatcattattttttatttcattcttattaatattattatcaaTTTAGGATGATTATGTTAGTTGGTTAGGGGTATTTAAATATGCCACATACTTAACTACTGTATCCTAAAATAAGAATATGTTAAAATACAGTGTCATTTTGTTgtgtcaaaatgtttattttatttttatttattgatttttctaaTGAAATCATAGAAACAAATTAACTGGAAATGTCACAAGATTTACACTCATTAATATCTTATGACCCTGTTGATTTCAGTGTttctttgaagttttaaaaaaacgaCCAGTTACAGTGGAATGGTTTATATCAGAACATATGCATGTGATAGAAGTCACTGTAAATTATGACAGATTAAAAGGATATATTTTTGTACTGTGTAAATATGATACAAATTCCTTAACTTCCCCACTCACAACGGGACAATTCTATGTCTGCTCTTTTGGGACATTCACatagaaaacataattattttatgttgtgtaatgTAAAGAAATGCAATTTTAAGTGACAAATAGAAGCTCTATTAAATTTCCATTTGTTAGCCAAACACACAACTTATTGCCTACAAGCCATAAATCAATATATTATAAGATTTGGATGAAAATGTATATACATAGACATTCAAATGGTTTCACATTTCATATTTAGTACGCACAGTAAAATAGTTCGTCATATGTACATGCATTTGTTTGATTACAAAGATGTTTGCATCACTACCTCTTCGGGGCTGTTAGTGGTGGCCCAGTAGATGTGGCTGTTTACTGTAAATGATGGTAAGAGTGAATTGCGCTCATTAGGGTGTCCACTCCCTCTTTCATAAGCCTCTGCACAGAGCCTGGGCACTGGCACCCAGGTGGTTTCATTGAACATAGCATAGTCCACCTTGTAGTGTCTCTTCTCCACTTTCAGTATATCGTGGAAACGCTGACCCCAGCGGATGTCTGCAGAAGTGTAGGACGTGCGTGTCTGATGGAGCAGCCCTGTGGAGTCCCCGGTGTAGGTGAAGGAGATGAGCAGTTCAAATTTCTTCCTCTTCAAGTCATCTGGACCTATTCTGTAAAGGGGACTTCCTGGTTTTAGCTTGTGAACAATTGTTGTGGGGGTGACGAGAACGACATGTGGGTTCTCGAGCTCCAAATCCTGGTACAGCATCACAACAGAACCTCGCTTCTTCACATGCCGGACAAGATGGGCCTTGACGACTCCCTCCAGAATGTGGTTACCCCTGAAGTCTCCAAGACGCCATGACAGACACAGCACCCTATTCTGCAGGTTGACCACTGCGGAGCTGCTGAAACGCACTGCCTGAGACCTCCTTCGGGCTGATGCCATTTTAACCACAATGATGCCAATAATAATAGTGTCGAGAAAGCAGCTAAATAGATTATGGATGGTAACCACAATAATAGCCCCAATGCAATTCTCAGTCATTCCCCTACTTCCATAACCAATAGTTGCCTGGGTCTCCATTGAGAACAGGAATGCTCCAGTAAAGCCACGCACGTTGTCCATGCAAGGATTGTTATCTGAACTCTGAGTGTCGCCATGTATATAGGCAATGAGCCAATAGCAGAGACCGAAGAAGATCCAGGAGAGAATATAAGAAAGGGAAAAGAGAAGGAACATCATCCTCCAGCGAATCTCTATGAGGGTGGTGAAAATGTCCAGTAAATATGGGCTCCAGTCTCCAGGGGGCTTCTGGAATGCCACCTGGAACCGGCCATCTTTCTGCATGTAGCGGAGCCGCCTTCTGTCCTTTCCATTTTTCTTGCTCAGCGTATGAACTGAGGTGTTATTGATGTCAATGATATGCTCTTCGCTTTCAGTGCTCATGTTGGTAGTGAGTGCCTTTCAGTCTCCTatggaaataaaaagataaGATGGAAGTAAATATTAGGATTGTATTATTTTAGATTGTGGCGTTACTACAATGTCCTCATATAATTTCCCTCTGTAAAGCATGACTGTTTTTTCTACTATTATTTATATAATCAAATAGAATGTATTTATAACATCCTACACTCTAAaaagatttgtttcattttcagttttacataaaaaatgtcattatacACTGGTCTACTACTAAAATAGAGCCACAGGGTGTTATCTTTATGCCCTTTAAACTGAACAGAACAATAACTTTATGCTGCTATTTCCAGAGGTGTTTTATGGGTAGTTTTCCATATCAGCCATTAGTTCCTTCCCTTTGTTTTGTCCTCAATAAGATCTCAAAAAAATGTCCTTTCCTTTTCACTGTGTTCCACatagaaacatgttttattccttAACCTTTCCTCTAACAGTTTCTGATTGTGGATTTCTGTGATGGCAAATGAATGCACCTTGATGACgaaaacaaattattaagcACATTAGACCACACTTTAGCGATCATTGTCAAGTGTGAACACTTCTAAAAGTGATGAAACAACACAGTGCTAAACATAGAATCAACCATCCTAAATGATAATGACAgctgtcaagcatggtggtggaggttTAGTAATTTAGGTTTTCTGCAAACATTGAGTTGGCTCTAAACTAATCTCTACATCAAAGCTTTCAATAGTCAGACTCAATCTGCTAAAAAGCTTAACTTGGACAAAACTCAAAGGCCTACAAACAGTTTTGAACTTAAATAAACCCTAATTTTTAATGTGTTGAGATTAcctcttttatattttatttcagtttgtagTCTTCCAAATGTAACCAAGAACAAAAAGGGGGGATTTGACATTTCCTTAAAAGTGTAGGAAAAAGCTCAAAgaaagtatttatttgttttgtttttttttactacaaacCTAGGCAATTACACAGAATTGACCTCAGTTTGGTATACTTATTAATCAGTTTGTGTTCCTTTAAAGGTAAATTATTGATCAGTCACCACTTCT
This window encodes:
- the LOC116736283 gene encoding inward rectifier potassium channel 16-like yields the protein MSTESEEHIIDINNTSVHTLSKKNGKDRRRLRYMQKDGRFQVAFQKPPGDWSPYLLDIFTTLIEIRWRMMFLLFSLSYILSWIFFGLCYWLIAYIHGDTQSSDNNPCMDNVRGFTGAFLFSMETQATIGYGSRGMTENCIGAIIVVTIHNLFSCFLDTIIIGIIVVKMASARRRSQAVRFSSSAVVNLQNRVLCLSWRLGDFRGNHILEGVVKAHLVRHVKKRGSVVMLYQDLELENPHVVLVTPTTIVHKLKPGSPLYRIGPDDLKRKKFELLISFTYTGDSTGLLHQTRTSYTSADIRWGQRFHDILKVEKRHYKVDYAMFNETTWVPVPRLCAEAYERGSGHPNERNSLLPSFTVNSHIYWATTNSPEEVVMQTSL